From Kwoniella pini CBS 10737 chromosome 5, complete sequence:
ATAACGCCTCATGAATTGATCTGATACTATTCAAGaacaaatgataaaattaaGAGGCACGTGTATTGCGGGTATTCACGAATTAAACTGTTAATCACATAAATCAAGGTCTACGAATTAGGCACTAGCTTGGTATATTTTGGTTTGCGAATTTCTCGGCCTTTGATCAGTGCCTTATCATTTCATTGGATTCATAGAGATCTGTGGTAACCAACAGATCATGAGATCAAGAAGGTCTACTTGTCAAGCTAGCATACAAATCCTACAACTACATGGTAAATGTAATGATGAACGACATCTTTACTGTACGATTGTTCGTTTCAAGGATATCGTTCCCTTTTGGTTCCTTTTGCCTGTTgacaaatgataatatacATATTGCGATGGGTATTCGTACATCTCCCCGCAAAGGCCTATTTCCAGACTTCATCATATCCAATTGGATTCATAGCCCAATCTCCCTTTTCTTGCCCTTCTCTAGTCCATCCCATTTGGTTCATTATAGCTCCTGCTGCTCTTACGAAAACGCTTCCATCAATTTTAGCTAAACCAGGGATGGTCTCATGTGTTTGACCTCCAGAAAGATAAGAACCAATGAAGCATCCTGGTCTTGTGGCACCATATAGGGTTGAGAAATACAATAATGATCGAATTGCTTTTGGTACATGCGaatctaatttaattaaaatatcaataccaCATTTAATGTTTAAGACCGTAATTACTGACCTGTATAAGCCAAAGAGCTTTCCACCATACTCAACCATGAATTCCTACTTTCATGTTCTTCTGGTTTACCGATGACATTCCCCTCTTTCGCTTTCACAGCTTTCTCAGAACCAGGAGCAGCAGGATAGAGATCATATGACATGATTAAGTCTGGATCTATCGCAGGCCTGCCTCTCGCTAAAGCAGTATTAAGAAGTATGACTAAGTATGCTCTGAGAAGTAATCTCCTGTTGGGAATTGAAAGGACCGGCATATAAGAAGGTATGAATATGGAAGAAGTCAAAGTGTGCATCTGACAAAAGAGTCATGATGATTAGCCTGATATCTATATTGACAAATCTGTCcaactgaagaagaacttgaacttgaacTTGAGAATTCCAACTTACCAGGAAGAAATCGATCtttaattctttacctttacgTCCAGTTCCAAATGCTAAGAGGGTAACTAAAATagcaatttcttcaaatttccTATGCCatccatctttttcatttgaaagtTCTTCATCAGTTAAACTCCATTCTTCTGATAATTCACGTAAATGTTTAGCTTTATCACCAGAAGAAGCGAATTTAATTCTATCATTTATAGTTAAACTTTCATCATATAGAGCAGGTTCAAGTTTATCAGAATGAAGTAAGATAGAATATATTTCCAATAAAGATCTACCTAATCTTGGTTCTCTTGCACAATTTGGTGTTAAACAATCTTCTGAATTTGGTATATCCCTTGCTGGTCTTCTTAAATGTTCTGgtattggatttgaaggatGCATTATTTCTTGTACGTATTCTGAAGTCAGAATTGGgtgatttaattcatcagaATGAATAGCTGTTTCAGCGAGTCTGTTATCGATGGTTAGTGCAATTATCGATAATAAGAAGGATGATCTTGAACATACCCCTCTGCCAAAGTCACTTTATCGTTGAATTCTAGTCCGAATCCAACATGAATAAAAGGATGAAATACCCCACCAACAAGTctatcaatcatcaaaggaccttctttttcatctccTTCGGGCGTTTTCCATTCTTCGTAATTAGCTGAAGGGGAAAAAACGTATTTATTCATGGTTTCAATAGGACCATTTTTGGCAATTTCTTCATGGAAGAAAGACAGGTATCGAGAGTAAGCCCTGATATGTTTGGAGAAAGGTCAGCAAATGAGCAGCCATTCCCTTTCATTAACAGTCGATGAGATTATGAATTAAAGTACCCTTTCATTCCTACATATTTCCTATCTCCCCAATTACTGtgatcaattttttcaGGAATATCTTTCACTTCTTCATGTTTTCTATTAGGATCTTCTGGATCAAGTGGTAATAAATGTGGTTTATCATGTTCTAATGtatctttaattaattttggTGAAGCTCCTAAAGCATATCGAGTTAAAGCAGAATGAGGAAAATGATTATGTTGAACTAAAATCATCAATGTGAATTAATCAGTAAATCTCACCATTTTTACTTGATTTCTAACTAACACCTTTTATTCTCGTATATATCATACATCctatcattttcttccaATACATCTCTTACAGCTTTAGTTGATTCCCAAGTTATACCtggaaatttgaataatctCGAAGGTTCGGctgttgaaggtggataatcttttgaaattgttgatgacATATTTGTATATGATCGATTTGAGCgtaatttttgaaattgttttgaaaaattatgTTTTGactgattttcaattgatataacACCAAGTCTAGCGACTCTAAAGGACATTTGATACACTTTGTTTATTACTAGATTACTATAACTACATGATGAGAAAACTCCTCCAATACTTGATCTACATTTATAAACGCCTAATGGACTTGTAAAGTGGAGGTTAGTCACCTGgttcaaaattcaataatgaCGTCAATACCGGTTGAATTAAATTGACCAAatatgattataatttaaagAAAACCTTTGTTTACTTTATAACACCTACCATACCAAAtacatttaaataatataaaattaaacatcaacattaaaatttattaaaatgGTAacacaagaagaaagaaaagaacCATCTCAAATTACAGGTCAATTATATTCAACAATAGGATCAGCTCAACAGGTATGTatgttttaaatttaagcctttttttaaaaaaaaaaaaaaaaaaaaaaaacaaattaaaaacGATAAATTTATATgttaaattttaattttaggctatatcatcaattataccttctaCATTAGgtggaaattcaattttaaaatcaggtgaagaattaagtaaatcaggtgaattagaaattaaagaagcaaaaaataaaaaagcaTTAGAATCTACAATAGATTCAGGTGTAGGTAAAGCTAAATCGTAAgttatttttttttttaaaaaaaaaagcgAACATTCTAAGATTTTTGTTtgtaatttaaattaatttctttgTTGTTTAATATAAATAGAGCATTAGGATATTTaacatcaaatcaagaaacTCAAAATCAAGGTAATAAAGAAACAGAAAAAGCTCAATGGGAATTTAAACAAGCtacttcaaattcattaatttcaattccaattccatcaaaagaaggtttagaaggtaaaattgaaagtttACAAGGTATGATTACAGGtgatcaacaaaaacaaatgaaaggtaataaaaaagctgaaaaagctgCTTGGACAGATGGTGTATAAgtttattttattttatttttagtAGGTGGTTTAGGATGATCATAAATTAACAATGAATTTAAGATAAAATAGATTTATTAAAGTgtaaaatatcataaaAGCTCATCCCGCATATCATCTATTATGTATATccatattattattgttttcatcaatataagCCGTCAAATCTATAAGAATAAAACAAATGCTATGCACAATTTTCTTAAAATCTTTGAATTCTTTATAAAACTTTCAATTGATGTTTATAATATTACTATCGATacatcaattcaaaatttatatcttctttcctaCTCTACTCCTCAATGATCCGCGAGTCGCCAAAAAAGacatttttaaattattgattgaaaAATCCAACTTTCAAGCTCCAAAATTCTAATAATGAACCAAATTTaatcttcaactttcaaCTCCATGTAAAAACAAGAATCAAGTATTACTCCATAATTTAACTACACCATCAGATCCAACTGTACCTATTATAGGAAGTTCAGGATGTGCAGTAACTTTTTCAACACCTTGACCAGATTTTATTCTATGTCCATTTAAATCTTGTAAACAAGTTTTTTTACTTAAATCCCATAATCTAACTAAacaatcaattgatgaacTAAATATACAAGTtggtgaaaaaggtgaaattgaaagtgaTGTAATAGAAGATGGATGAGCTAATATTGAATGAGTTGGTATTATTGATGCtatatcaaaaaaaaaaaccccCCGATTTAAAAGTTAACATCTATATTACAACTCCTTACGAAAAGGTAGTGCAAAGTTtaagaaataataataaactCACCAGATTTGATATCGTAAAATCTTATAtatccatcttcacctcCTGTAGCTATTGCAGGAAGAGTATTATGACTTAAAATAGCATTAATTTGAGCATTTTCATCTACATTacaaattatcagaattCAACCTTGTACTTTCCCTTCAAATCAATACTATTGGACTCACCGTCAGATTCTTCTCCGAAAACTTGCAATATTTTcccttcatctttatcgGTATCTAAAAGTAAAATCCTACCCTTATTGGTACCAATGTAAACATTTCCATAATCGGATTGACAGATTTCCAAACATGTAGGTATTTCTCCcgatttgaagaaatccGAATAACtagatttcaatttccaattttGGGTTGATGAAGGTCCATTACTTTGTCTTCTTTCTTGAGCTttaatagaagaagaagtccAGATTTTGATAGTTCCATCGCTGCTTGCGCTGAccaatttctcttctacTTGCTTATTATTCGTTTCTCtagaaggtaaaagtaCTAAATCCCATATAGAATCTGTATGCCCTTCAAGAGTTTGAATAGATGTTGTTGAATCATAATTACTATATGGATCATGATGAATTGAAGGTAACTTCCATACCCTTATTGTCGAATCAagtgaagctgaaaataTAGTGGAGAGTGCCTTGGAAACTACAACTGAAGTGATGGGTGCTGTGTGTCCTCTATATGTCACTAGCGGTTCGATTTCATGTGCACTGGACCTAAAGAGACGCAACAGTCAATATGATATTCACAGCATATAAATTGGATCATTTTCCAAAAACATAGGAATGGAGACGCACTTATGATTTATCAGAGATCCCACTTCCATACCCCAGACTTTGACCGTACAATCGTCCCCTCCGGTTACCAACATGACTCCTGGTCCATGAGCAAAAGCAATAGCTCGAACAGTGTCCAGATGCGATTTCAAACTACGTCTGGTGGTCCAGACTTTCTCATCTACCAGTCCGTTCGCACTTGAATCTTCGTTCTTGGTAGATTCCTCGTCATCATTCAAAGTAAGGGAAGAAAGTTGttgttcttcatcagtCGTACTTGATGCCGACGAAATAGGGGCTTTTCTGTCTTCTTTTGCCTATGAAAATATGCAGTAGTCAGCCATTCAAATCCCTTCTCGTACATTCAATTGTTCTTCGAATGACCGCCTGAACAAGCGGACTGACCTTTTCCGCCATCTCGTTTGCATTCCTCAATTCTTCCCTCCAAGCAGCTTTACTGTCTGGTCGATAAATAGCAGTCAATATCTGtttaccttcatcatcgttcTGCGCGTTGTCAGGTGGTAAATCAGTATTGAGAGAAGGTTTTGGTGGTTCTCCTTGAGAAGGGTTTTCGGAAGGGAGACTAAGTGTACGTGGTGCAGGAGAGGAAGGTGGTTTGGCAGTTGGATCCAAACCCATTTCGCTtgattgagcttgagcGTTCGGCGTCGGTTCGGAAGAAGTTCTAGACTGTTCCTGTTCatgtgaagaagaagagcCATTAGGTAattcttgatgattttgagaGGTCAATTCTGCTTGAGACGGTTGAGTTTTAACGAATATTGATGGGATGTTTTGTTCTGGTAGAGCTTTTGTAGGTCTATCTGCAGGTTCCGGTTGATGTTCAGATGAATTCGATTGTTCCTCTTCTGGTATAGGATAACTTGGATCTATAGGAGGTTTAGGGGGTAAAGGGTTTAATGCTCCAGGTGAAGTCAGGTAACTTATTTCTTGTAAACATCTAGTAGTCCCCAGAataatcagctttgacTCGAATAGAACTAATACTAGGCTGAACGAGACAATGCTCACTGCTTCAGATACTCTCTACTTCTCGCACGGGATTTTGGATCTCGAGGTGCAGAACCAATACTCTtccaagctgaagaagcgTTTGAGTCCATTGTAGATTGCTTGAAAGGCAGTATACTTGTACTGGGGGATTTGCTTATGGCTGCTGGATGAATTCCGTTCGTTTTAGGTGGAGCCGAAGACCTTTCTACGACTGAAAGCAGAAAATTAGGTTACCATCTCCCTTTTCCGCCATCGAAATTCGTCCTTATAGGTTCTAATAGACTGATGCGTTTTGAATTGAGTGTGTAAGGACTTACAATCTTCCTGAGAACCCTCACTTCCGCTACCTTCTTTAGTCTCGTCTTTACTTCCAGTAGACAATcgatcttcatcttgtaaAGCTGCTAACTTCGAAGGTGGTATACTGGATACCTTGCCAGAACCAGATGAGGAATTGACGGTCTTAGTCCTGTATTCATCAATGTCGAGTGATCAGCGATTCCTCAATTTGTAGGCGTATGCTATCGTTATATACAAACGAAACATTATATCAGACTTACCTCTCTTGACGCAATGCAAATTCCAACATCTTAACTCTTCTCAGTAAGTCCACTTTTAAGTTCTCAGCTGATCTCCTTTGACCTTCCAATAAAGCTATCCTTGCCTACAATTCAACGACAATCCGTAAATCAGCAACTCAATGCACTTGTTTCCGCAAGACATCAAATGGATAGTAATAGACAGTCACACACCCTCATTTCagctctttcaatttcccaTTCATTTCGATCTCTTTcccatcttctccattctGATTGTAAATAATGTAGTACACTAGCTAAATTCATCTCTTGAGGTCCATTACCTCCatttgatcctgatccTCCATCAATTGTACCTCCAGAAACACTACCTTGCTGAtgttgctgctgttgattttgttgattttgattttgagattgttgttgtaattGTTGATCATTATTATAAGTTCTAACATATTGTTGTGGTTGAGTATTAtgatataaattattatttctttgttgttgttgtccTTGAGGTTGTGGAGGAGGATAAGActgttgttgctgttgttgttgctggTGTTGCTCTACATTACGAAACATCTTGACTTGTTCACTTTCATTCAGAAGCGATATTTGTaagaaagttgaagaggaagtttTGAGATTAATTCGGAAACGTTGCTCAAGTTATATCATTAGgttttattatttgttgaCTTTTCTATCtatcatatcatttgaGTAAGAGAGAATGTTGAGTTTGTAGGTCAATTCAGAATGAGATATTCAATACCTTTGTGTTGAATCTCTTTTGTGGAGAAGTGATAGCGCGCGACAATGGTGTCTGGTTCTTTTCAAGCTTCACTACGACTTTTGATGGTTGAGATATAGCTTCCTTGTTGAGTCTATGATCTGTACTGTATATCTTTCTTGTTATTATACACGCCTTTATCACTGacattcatttcatttcattctaTTCCTACTGTATTACCTCGTCATTTAACCTTGGCTCTACGTTTCAACTCTCTTGATGCCATTTAAATGCCACGCGCTCAGACCCCCTCCCTTCCCTTATACGGCAatattttatatttattcATCCCCTATTGTGGCAGGCAGGTTATATCATGATGAGGTCATAACGATCAAAACAAGTTTCAGTTTACGACATCAACAAAaaataatatcaatcattattattcCAAAACCCATGCAGCAAGATCAAACACCATCGGATGAGCATCGCATAGCGaaaaaaatatcatatacaaCATCGCttataatattattattgataaatgagCTCAAAGCTTCAATTAGCATTCTAAAGCTCGTTTATCTTACCTGTGTATAATTACAGTAGTCCAATTGGTATATATAAACACTgtatcaatcatcaattgcaGGATAACTGCCTTTGATCAGATCCCAAGATGAGTGCTCAACAATACTACCAAAATGGGACTGGAGATGTAGGACAATACAATCAACAAAGAGGAtatgaaaataattatGCTCAACAAGGATATggtcaacaacaacagaattatcctcaacaacaatatcaaCCACCTCCCGGTCCACCTCAAGAACAAGGGCAAGGTGGATATAATATGAAACCTTCTCAACCATAtgctcctcctcctcctcaagaacaacaacaacaacaacaaactGGAGGATACGGTGAAAATGGTGCACCACCTGCATATGTTGATACTGCACCTTTTTCACAAGCAGATGAAAAAACAGGTCAAAGATTAAATCCaaagaaaagattaaatGATCCTATATTTTTAGTACTTTTCATTGCTGCTGTTGCAGGTTTTGCTGTTTTATCAGGAATTGCAATTAAAAGTTTTATAAATGttggtggattaggtggTGGTTTTGGTAATAATACTCAAGGTGGAACTGGATCTAGCGTTACTCTTGATTAGTAAATTATCATCCCCGCTTCCCACGTCTTTCGAGAAATAATAACTTACGTTGTAACTTATTGAATCATAGCCATACAGTCTATCTGCTCCTTTGTGTTTGTGCACTTGGATTGGTTCTAGCTGCCTTGTATTTAGCAGTAAGCCTCAGCTGTGTTCTTCGATTAATGAACAAACCAAGCTGATTGTACGGAATTCTAGCTTGTCCGAGCCTTCACTAGGATTATAATCGAAGTTACTTTAGCTTTGACAGTAATTTTGAACATTggtatttgtatttgtgAGTTTTACTGTGTAATCCCTATACATCATCGATCTCAGCTGATTTATGTTTCACCCTCATCTGGTAGACTACTTCATAATCAAGTGTATGTCTTTCATCCCCCGAAAATCCATTCATGTAGCAAGCTGACAGAATGTGCTTTATAGACTGGTCAGGAGCAATTATCTTCTTAATCATCGCGTTACTATCCGTCTTCTTCTACTGGTCAATGAGAAAGAGGTGTGTTCCATCCAGCCAGTCTCCTTGTCATCGTCTACACAAGCTGATACATTTTGTTTAGAATCCCCCTTGCTAAGCTCCTTTTACAAGTAACCATTGATATCACCAAGCACCATCCTTCGGTATACCTGGTAGTCTTACTAGGTCTCATCGTGCAGTCCGCTCTATCAGTGTGGTATACTTTCACTTGCATCGCCATCTATGTCAAGTGGACACCTGGTAGTGAATGTGAGTGGTTTTGATCCATTCTAAATAGATCGCATGAGCTGATTGTCGTGTTGGGGTATAGCCTGCACCGGTACAAGTTGCTCTTCAGGGAAGGTAGCAGGATTGATCTTCTATTCTACTTTCGCATACCTATGGATGTCCCAAGTGGTTGCCAATGTCATCTTATGTACCCTTGCTGGAGGTATCTTTGGTGGTAAGTCACTTGTTCTTTTATCCTGATCTCACTCATGCCCAAGCCGAGTTGTTGAAGGCGAACTTGCACTGATCCGATCAACGCAGGATGGTATTACTATGGTCCACGAGTCCCAACAGGCGGTCTGCCCAAACGAGCGACCTTGTCAGCATTCATCAGAGCTTCAACCTTGTCTCTCGGATCAATCGCATTCGGTTCACTGATTGTAACATTATTAGAattgataagattgatACTTCAAGCTGTACAACAATATGAAGCCGGAGAAGGAGATATGATAGGATCAATCATTGCTTGTTGCGCAGCTTGTTGTGTAGGATGTATAGAAAGTATGATAGCTTGGTTCAACAAATACGCATATATCGAAATCTCCCTCTATGgtaaatcatatattcCTGCTGCTAAAGATACTTGGAGATTACTTAAAGATAGAGGTATCGATGCACTGGTCAATGATTCGTTAGTCGGTACTGGTATGTcccatctttcttcattgCCTGAATGAAACGATCTAATTTATACCTTCGTACAATAGCATTGATGTGGGGAGCTTATATCAATGGATTCTTATGTGCTGTCCTTGGTTATCTTTACCTGAGATGTAGGTCTTTTATAACCCTGTCGCGTAAGGGTCTCAGCTAATAACATTATAAAAAGTCACGAATCCAGCTTATAATAGCGATGGACAATATTCTGCGTAAGCTGAATTGTCGCCAAACTTAAAACGTAGCTGACACGATTACTTATAGCCCTGTCATacttttctccttcttgatTGGTATCAGCGAAGGTCAAGTTATCAATAGTGCTATTGTAAGACTCTCATTCAGATGTTCAGACGCATTAGAGCATCAGGTTACTGACGATCTTATCACAATAGGATGCGGGTGTATCTACAATCTTCGTTGGTCTAGGTGAAGATCCCATGTGAGTGACCAGTAGACTTTGATCAATGGTATCCCACCCTGAACTGAGCTGACcatatttcttcttgatgatcttAGGGTCCTCGCCGAAAGAAGTCCGGcattatttgaaatgattaGACAAACTTATCCTCGAGTCATTGAAGGTGTTCCAAGGCGATAAGTCAAGTAATTAATCATTCCTTCATTTCGGTCCAAATTTGGAGACATTTACGAAAACACGGGTCATTCAAGGgtgaattaatttcaacTATTACTATATTATCATAAAATTctataatcatcatcatcatcataataataataataatataatcCATAATGcattaattcatttgattcatgATTATGTACTAGTATGCGATTATATGTATGATAAGCTGGaataattaatcaaaaGACGCGTATTTTGTAATATACTCTAATAACCCTGAAATTTAGGAGAATAGTAAGAATAGTATTATTGTAATGATTCGCGTGGCTGGTTATTTAACATGTTTGAATGTTGAATGTTGAAATGAACATTAAAACCTCCAATTTGACCCTGTTTATTTCATGTTCATATTATTAACATATTATCTATTTTATACATTCGTCATTATATCTTTAATATACATCACTATCAAGCATATCAACAATAAACTGAATAATTGATATcgaatcaatttgaatagatttaaatcaaattctatatctttaatcaaaaaatcaaatcaaatcaaatcaaatcaaatcaaacgCGTCAATTACttcaattataaaaaaaaagaacaGATAAAATAgattatatgataataaataaatcacaattataattataattaattataattataattaattataattataattatatatcaaattcaacttgaacTATTATCTGAATAGTTCAATAGCATCTctaataaaattcaaataattaaaattcTAAAACTTCATAATTTTACCCTTACCGTATGGCTAGAACAGTATCAAATCCAACAATAGGAGGAGGTAGaccttcaaattcttcttcaacaataGTTGGAGGAAATAGAACAAGTTTAGTTGGTGAACCTCgtaaaatgaaaaatacAGCAAGGAAATCTACAGGTGGTAAAGCTCCTAGAAGATCAGGACGTAagtttatttaatttttgctttttttttttaacaatatatttaaaatttggATTCATGTATCTCTCAAACGGCCTATTTATTTGTGCTTATAAGAGGGATTAAAGGTTTTTGGTATATTGTTACAAAATTGATATCTCTTACCAAAATATTATTCATAATGCAAcattaaatttatca
This genomic window contains:
- a CDS encoding protein PNS1, with the protein product MSAQQYYQNGTGDVGQYNQQRGYENNYAQQGYGQQQQNYPQQQYQPPPGPPQEQGQGGYNMKPSQPYAPPPPQEQQQQQQTGGYGENGAPPAYVDTAPFSQADEKTGQRLNPKKRLNDPIFLVLFIAAVAGFAVLSGIAIKSFINVGGLGGGFGNNTQGGTGSSVTLDYHTVYLLLCVCALGLVLAALYLALVRAFTRIIIEVTLALTVILNIGICIYWSGAIIFLIIALLSVFFYWSMRKRIPLAKLLLQVTIDITKHHPSVYLVVLLGLIVQSALSVWYTFTCIAIYVKWTPGSESCTGTSCSSGKVAGLIFYSTFAYLWMSQVVANVILCTLAGGIFGGWYYYGPRVPTGGLPKRATLSAFIRASTLSLGSIAFGSLIVTLLELIRLILQAVQQYEAGEGDMIGSIIACCAACCVGCIESMIAWFNKYAYIEISLYGKSYIPAAKDTWRLLKDRGIDALVNDSLVGTALMWGAYINGFLCAVLGYLYLRFTNPAYNSDGQYSAPVILFSFLIGISEGQVINSAIDAGVSTIFVGLGEDPMVLAERSPALFEMIRQTYPRVIEGVPRR